In Bernardetia sp., one genomic interval encodes:
- a CDS encoding metallophosphoesterase family protein, producing MQIKHIKIQEKPKGKRFAIGDIHGCSKTFKTLVEDKVQLTKDDHLFLLGDYIDKGLDSIGVLDYILYLKESGFQVFPLMGNHEYNLLEAKERYNERTFKRFLRINKNQNIVDEQMNIKPRYQRFLESLPYYYELEDYHLVHAGFDFRKENPFQDFQAMLYIRRFEVKKELLQGKKIIHGHTPTPLSNIRQSISSNASVIPLDNGCIYTKPHKMFDYKTLGNLCCLDLDSLNLAVQRNIENK from the coding sequence ATGCAGATTAAACACATCAAAATTCAAGAAAAACCAAAGGGTAAAAGATTTGCAATAGGCGATATTCACGGTTGTAGCAAGACCTTCAAAACCTTAGTAGAAGACAAAGTACAATTAACTAAAGACGACCATTTATTTCTATTGGGAGATTACATAGATAAAGGTTTGGATAGCATAGGAGTACTAGACTATATTTTGTATTTGAAAGAAAGTGGCTTTCAAGTTTTTCCACTTATGGGAAATCATGAATACAACCTTTTGGAAGCAAAGGAAAGGTACAACGAACGTACGTTTAAGCGTTTTCTAAGAATCAATAAAAATCAAAATATTGTAGATGAGCAGATGAATATAAAACCACGTTACCAGCGTTTTTTAGAATCATTGCCTTACTACTATGAGCTAGAAGACTATCATCTAGTTCACGCAGGGTTTGATTTTCGGAAAGAAAATCCATTTCAAGATTTTCAAGCGATGCTCTACATTCGTCGTTTTGAAGTAAAAAAAGAGCTTTTACAGGGCAAAAAAATCATACACGGACACACGCCTACACCACTTTCAAACATTCGACAAAGTATTTCCTCTAATGCTTCCGTCATTCCACTAGACAATGGCTGTATTTATACCAAACCTCATAAAATGTTTGATTATAAAACGCTTGGTAATCTTTGCTGTTTGGATTTAGATAGTTTGAACCTTGCTGTACAGAG